Proteins encoded by one window of Roseibium sp. Sym1:
- a CDS encoding enoyl-CoA hydratase/isomerase family protein, with protein sequence MSFVETEVREDAIWLWLNRPDRHNALIPALISDLRAAIAAAAERDPEALVLSGRGSSFSTGGDLGGFLDHARSQIELRAYADLLVGGLHDTILDLLAFPAPVMAAVNGPVTGGSTGLMLAADLVAIADTAFVQPYYSAVGFGPDGGWTALLPDRIGTARALAIQYRNTRISAAEVVELGLAAQACPGAGLIDTVNGWVADLGRGFAQTHQATRQNIWDGLRRETVRRRLDQEKTRFLDLVGRQGTLQGMKDFTRKRA encoded by the coding sequence ATGAGCTTTGTCGAAACCGAGGTCCGCGAAGATGCTATCTGGCTCTGGCTGAACCGGCCGGACCGGCACAACGCGCTGATTCCCGCGTTGATATCCGATCTGCGCGCCGCGATTGCGGCTGCGGCGGAAAGGGACCCGGAGGCGCTGGTGCTTTCCGGGCGCGGCAGCAGTTTCTCGACCGGTGGCGACCTCGGCGGGTTTCTGGATCATGCCCGCTCGCAGATCGAGCTGCGGGCCTATGCGGACCTTCTGGTCGGCGGTCTGCATGACACCATCCTCGACCTGCTGGCGTTTCCGGCGCCGGTGATGGCGGCTGTCAACGGCCCGGTCACCGGAGGGTCGACGGGGTTGATGCTTGCCGCCGACTTGGTCGCCATCGCCGATACCGCCTTTGTGCAGCCCTATTACAGTGCGGTCGGCTTCGGACCGGATGGGGGCTGGACGGCGCTGCTGCCGGACCGGATCGGCACCGCCCGAGCCCTGGCGATCCAGTACCGAAATACCCGCATCAGTGCTGCGGAGGTCGTGGAACTGGGGCTTGCCGCGCAGGCCTGCCCCGGGGCCGGGCTTATCGATACTGTCAACGGCTGGGTTGCGGATCTTGGCCGGGGGTTTGCCCAGACCCACCAGGCAACGCGGCAAAACATCTGGGACGGCTTGCGGCGGGAAACCGTGCGCCGGCGTCTCGACCAGGAAAAGACGCGCTTTCTGGATCTGGTCGGCCGCCAGGGCACGCTGCAAGGCATGAAGGATTTCACGAGGAAACGCGCCTGA
- a CDS encoding AMP-binding protein, which translates to MDFLTDMAAKRAELTPDATAFIDQETGRQFTFGEINDRASRLGNLLLGRGLAKGDRMAVLCHNHPDFFVLLFAAQKTGILLVPLNWRQPAAELTPILEASEAKLLFHDAGLAEAAGALAAGTGIDLLPIGASGTATSALDALLDGSSPAAIGCGRIKASTPWYLLYTSGTTGLPKAVIQTAGMAYANMINYCQATGLSVGEKGVNFLPLFHTAGINLPTLPIFLNGGVSTVLRKFDADTVLTLIGSGEVTCFFGVPAIYQALALSPRAGKTDFSSVRSLGCGGAPVPKHLLVEFQSRGVTICNGMGMTETGPTVFLMDKANAAAKIGSVGKPQIMTDVRLVDGDGGMVEGPGEGEVQFRGPNITPGYMDNPEATVATFTVDGWLKSGDVGRRDEDGYYYIVDRIKDMYISGGENVYPAEVEKVLVGHPGILEAVVIGVPDEKWGEVGAAFLIARPGETVDTGSLPGWCRTHLAPYKIPKSFTVVDDLPRTAAGKVRKNVLKDSYTLEKTPEDA; encoded by the coding sequence ATGGATTTTTTGACCGACATGGCCGCGAAAAGGGCCGAGCTGACGCCCGACGCGACCGCTTTCATCGACCAGGAGACCGGCCGGCAATTCACGTTCGGCGAGATCAATGATCGTGCCAGCCGGCTGGGAAATCTGCTCCTTGGACGGGGGCTGGCAAAAGGGGACCGCATGGCGGTTCTGTGCCACAATCATCCGGACTTCTTCGTGCTGCTGTTCGCAGCCCAGAAGACCGGAATCCTGCTGGTACCGCTCAACTGGCGCCAACCCGCCGCCGAATTGACGCCGATCCTGGAAGCCTCGGAGGCGAAGCTGCTCTTTCACGACGCGGGCCTGGCCGAAGCCGCCGGGGCACTCGCCGCGGGGACCGGGATCGATCTGCTGCCGATCGGTGCGTCCGGGACGGCAACGAGCGCGCTGGATGCGCTTCTGGACGGCTCCAGTCCTGCGGCGATCGGCTGCGGGCGCATCAAGGCAAGCACGCCCTGGTACCTGCTCTACACATCCGGCACCACGGGCCTGCCCAAGGCGGTGATCCAGACCGCGGGCATGGCCTATGCCAACATGATCAACTACTGCCAGGCGACAGGCCTTTCCGTGGGCGAGAAAGGCGTCAATTTCCTGCCGCTGTTCCACACGGCCGGGATCAACCTGCCGACCCTGCCGATCTTCCTGAACGGCGGTGTGTCGACCGTGCTGCGCAAGTTCGACGCCGACACCGTCCTGACCCTGATCGGCTCGGGCGAGGTGACCTGCTTCTTCGGCGTGCCGGCGATCTATCAGGCGCTTGCGCTGTCGCCCCGCGCCGGCAAGACGGATTTTTCATCCGTCCGGTCGCTCGGCTGCGGCGGCGCGCCCGTGCCTAAACATCTTCTTGTCGAATTCCAGAGCCGGGGAGTGACCATCTGCAACGGCATGGGCATGACGGAAACCGGTCCGACCGTGTTCCTGATGGACAAGGCCAACGCGGCCGCCAAGATCGGTTCCGTCGGAAAGCCGCAGATCATGACGGATGTCCGGCTGGTGGACGGTGACGGCGGCATGGTGGAAGGTCCCGGTGAAGGCGAGGTCCAGTTCCGCGGTCCGAACATCACGCCGGGCTACATGGACAATCCCGAAGCGACCGTCGCAACCTTCACGGTCGACGGCTGGCTGAAGTCGGGGGATGTCGGGCGGCGCGACGAGGACGGCTATTACTACATCGTCGACCGGATCAAGGACATGTACATTTCCGGCGGCGAGAACGTCTATCCGGCCGAGGTCGAGAAGGTGCTGGTCGGCCATCCCGGAATCCTTGAGGCGGTGGTCATCGGCGTGCCTGACGAAAAGTGGGGCGAGGTCGGCGCGGCCTTCCTGATCGCGCGTCCCGGCGAGACGGTCGACACGGGCAGTCTTCCCGGCTGGTGCCGCACCCATCTGGCGCCCTACAAGATTCCGAAGAGTTTCACCGTCGTCGACGACCTGCCGCGCACCGCCGCCGGCAAGGTCCGCAAGAATGTCCTGAAAGACAGCTACACACTGGAAAAGACACCGGAGGACGCATAG
- a CDS encoding MaoC/PaaZ C-terminal domain-containing protein — MSLTADAPVSATFTWIPRQADFDAFAKLSGDDNPIHVDPDFSARTRFGRTVSHGMLLYTRVFGHLEGLFPGRKHEVQALMFPNPAYADEELTFSFHEAPDASGLIGIEVRRSADGAVTLSGSCKLGELA; from the coding sequence ATGAGCCTCACCGCCGACGCGCCCGTCAGCGCAACCTTCACCTGGATCCCGCGGCAGGCCGATTTCGATGCCTTTGCGAAACTCTCCGGCGACGACAACCCGATCCATGTCGACCCGGACTTTTCGGCCCGTACCCGCTTCGGCCGGACCGTGTCACACGGCATGCTGCTCTATACGCGGGTGTTCGGGCATCTGGAGGGGCTGTTTCCCGGGCGGAAACATGAGGTCCAGGCGCTGATGTTCCCGAACCCGGCCTATGCGGATGAGGAACTGACGTTTTCCTTTCATGAGGCCCCGGACGCGTCCGGGCTGATCGGGATCGAGGTCAGGCGCAGCGCCGATGGTGCTGTCACCCTTTCCGGAAGCTGCAAACTCGGAGAACTCGCATGA
- a CDS encoding phosphate acetyltransferase, producing the protein MSLDLGQRAELTRSYTAQDMRDFAGMAGEGTPVPDAVPGPLIGGLFSYLLGVKLPGRGTNYLKQSLEFLAPAPVGEPLTASVTITRLRPEKHLVDLETVCEAADGTRICQGRALVYVEDVGKG; encoded by the coding sequence ATGAGCCTGGATCTCGGACAGCGGGCAGAACTGACACGCAGCTATACGGCTCAGGACATGCGAGATTTCGCGGGCATGGCCGGTGAGGGCACGCCCGTTCCCGATGCCGTGCCCGGTCCGCTGATCGGCGGGCTGTTTTCCTACCTTCTTGGTGTCAAGCTGCCGGGACGGGGCACGAACTACCTGAAACAGAGCCTTGAGTTCCTGGCGCCGGCACCGGTGGGCGAGCCGCTGACGGCTTCCGTGACGATCACGCGTCTGCGCCCCGAAAAGCATCTGGTCGACCTGGAAACGGTCTGCGAGGCCGCCGACGGCACGCGCATCTGCCAGGGCCGGGCACTGGTCTATGTCGAGGATGTCGGCAAGGGCTGA
- a CDS encoding DUF427 domain-containing protein produces MTVQATPALEGAIRNPDNPAHLMVIRDVPRRIRIYHGAALLADSTHALRVLEIGKSFYDPMIYVPEADLKTKLGHVDRTTFCPIKGEASYVSHDGDEIGWVYRTPVAMAGQLEGHHAFWPAKVRVVEGE; encoded by the coding sequence ATGACAGTGCAAGCGACACCCGCCCTGGAGGGGGCGATCCGCAATCCGGACAACCCGGCCCATCTGATGGTGATCAGGGATGTGCCCCGCCGCATCCGCATCTATCACGGCGCCGCCCTGCTCGCCGACAGCACCCATGCGCTGCGCGTGCTTGAAATCGGCAAGTCCTTCTACGACCCGATGATCTATGTCCCGGAAGCGGATCTGAAGACAAAACTTGGTCATGTCGACCGCACGACCTTCTGCCCGATCAAGGGCGAGGCCAGCTACGTGTCGCATGACGGCGACGAGATCGGCTGGGTCTACCGCACGCCGGTTGCCATGGCCGGCCAGCTGGAAGGTCATCATGCCTTCTGGCCGGCCAAGGTGCGGGTGGTGGAAGGGGAATAG